The proteins below are encoded in one region of Flammeovirga kamogawensis:
- a CDS encoding DUF5713 family protein → MKNLLILIVIIIIGYLSYNIFIGKRKTYPKFEMADVSKHMIKNEKMKNYNFLVDMRSDSYFPSFLVDKCENVLIELCLNIEKEKPQNLKHLYKLTHYATDKINSLEDEFFENGSEIETAARETFAMDFGEIAKAYSFEEANIEDLISTRTW, encoded by the coding sequence ATGAAAAACTTATTAATCTTAATTGTAATAATCATTATTGGTTATTTATCATACAATATCTTCATTGGAAAACGAAAAACATATCCGAAATTTGAGATGGCAGATGTATCAAAACATATGATTAAAAATGAGAAAATGAAAAATTATAATTTTCTAGTTGACATGCGTTCTGATTCTTATTTTCCATCATTCCTAGTTGATAAATGTGAAAATGTATTAATTGAATTATGCTTGAATATTGAGAAGGAGAAGCCTCAAAACCTAAAACATTTATATAAATTAACTCATTATGCAACTGACAAAATTAATAGTCTTGAAGATGAGTTCTTTGAAAATGGTAGTGAAATTGAAACAGCTGCCCGTGAAACATTTGCAATGGATTTTGGAGAAATAGCTAAAGCATATTCTTTTGAAGAAGCTAATATTGAAGATTTAATAAGTACAAGAACTTGGTGA
- a CDS encoding DUF3885 domain-containing protein, which yields MLREELQSYLDKVYPNSKINLPRSFSKEIHIRFELGGEQDLGSLKRVNQAVDRSLKLINDVFYNTEEVIVLIYDYNSLKSINGYLHNQFTQEAFKSFYNNVELINIECSSEIEMSPQDEKVKARIIIGKLPLKEINFENILKGIANYEMGFDPAVEQNILFFNTEKNIAFEMYDDRGCYVWSNSVSNIKDMYVKRNNWIVEYHKTEIEKQFK from the coding sequence ATGTTAAGAGAAGAACTACAATCATATTTAGATAAAGTTTATCCTAACTCGAAAATTAACCTACCAAGATCTTTTTCAAAGGAAATCCATATTAGATTCGAACTTGGAGGAGAACAGGATTTAGGTAGCCTTAAAAGGGTAAATCAAGCTGTTGATCGTTCTTTAAAACTCATAAATGATGTATTTTATAATACAGAAGAGGTAATAGTATTAATCTATGATTATAATTCTTTAAAATCCATCAATGGATATTTACATAATCAATTCACTCAAGAAGCTTTCAAAAGCTTTTACAACAATGTGGAATTAATAAATATAGAATGTTCTTCAGAAATTGAAATGAGCCCTCAAGATGAGAAAGTAAAAGCTAGAATTATAATTGGTAAATTACCTTTAAAAGAAATTAATTTTGAGAATATCCTAAAGGGTATTGCTAATTATGAAATGGGATTTGATCCGGCTGTTGAACAGAATATCTTATTTTTTAATACTGAAAAAAATATAGCTTTTGAAATGTATGACGATAGAGGTTGTTATGTTTGGAGTAATTCTGTATCTAACATTAAAGACATGTATGTGAAAAGAAATAATTGGATTGTTGAATATCATAAAACTGAAATAGAAAAACAGTTCAAATAA
- a CDS encoding YIP1 family protein → MQISSILKQVWFNPRAVFNSIDKKNNLSTLIIYSLLFVGGLSYGINRAEVKSFGDTQSLSELLLMIFFMSGFGGLFSFQLLAWTINKVSCKFFRGKGTFEMTRKALVLSLVPSIPILFLFLISILIFGIEFFQSDRPTIYNSMILNIVYWVLITLITILSLWRPFIFIPALSQAQKISNLKAFFSVAISFLIPFCIGLIIAVLYLL, encoded by the coding sequence ATGCAAATTTCATCAATACTAAAACAAGTTTGGTTCAATCCAAGAGCTGTATTTAACTCCATAGATAAGAAAAATAACTTATCTACTTTGATTATCTATTCCCTATTATTTGTTGGAGGACTCTCATATGGAATAAATAGGGCAGAAGTAAAAAGTTTTGGTGACACTCAATCATTATCTGAACTTCTACTTATGATATTTTTTATGAGTGGCTTTGGTGGTTTATTTTCATTCCAACTATTAGCATGGACTATAAATAAAGTATCTTGTAAATTTTTTAGAGGTAAAGGAACCTTTGAAATGACAAGGAAAGCATTGGTATTATCCTTAGTTCCAAGTATTCCAATATTATTTTTATTCCTGATTTCTATTTTAATATTTGGAATAGAATTTTTTCAATCAGATAGACCAACAATCTACAATAGTATGATTTTAAATATTGTTTATTGGGTATTAATTACTTTAATAACAATTCTTAGTTTATGGCGTCCATTTATATTTATTCCAGCATTATCCCAAGCACAAAAAATTTCAAATTTGAAAGCTTTTTTTTCAGTTGCAATTTCTTTTTTAATTCCTTTTTGTATTGGATTAATAATAGCTGTTTTATATCTATTATAA
- a CDS encoding SH3 domain-containing protein, which translates to MRLLIAYFFLFLSGNILSQNIGVINDKDGYTNIRKESTVNSNIIGVILEGQTFQYSPSENKNWFKLNFNHLEGFIHSSRVSDIKSLGKSYKFNDNQIDKNLPKYEQPTINSNRNKKFTRQIEGKPITYFLNHTSIDIYSKMYYQGIYKISDSEITFNLLDSVTTDNIDTRKFYLFNFSNILQESDGALSEVIGSYCLNYLKKCPLEVNLLKTKLYRDNSYEKFISFSAFEIYFSENPYEELDNLFKDIMYNYSENEQELLIIKKDIFTILKKELENN; encoded by the coding sequence ATGAGATTATTAATAGCATATTTTTTCTTATTTCTATCAGGGAATATTTTATCTCAGAATATTGGTGTAATAAATGATAAAGATGGTTACACAAATATCAGGAAAGAGTCTACTGTAAACTCTAATATTATCGGAGTAATATTAGAAGGTCAAACTTTTCAATATTCACCCTCAGAAAATAAAAACTGGTTTAAATTAAATTTTAATCACCTAGAGGGTTTTATACATTCATCTAGAGTTTCAGATATTAAATCTTTGGGGAAAAGTTACAAATTTAATGATAATCAAATAGATAAAAACCTACCTAAATATGAGCAACCAACCATCAATTCAAATAGAAATAAAAAATTCACAAGACAAATAGAAGGTAAACCTATTACATACTTTTTAAATCATACATCTATCGATATTTATTCAAAGATGTATTATCAAGGTATTTATAAAATCTCAGATTCTGAGATAACTTTTAATCTATTAGATAGTGTTACTACAGATAATATAGATACTAGAAAATTTTATCTATTTAATTTTAGTAATATTCTTCAAGAAAGCGATGGTGCATTATCTGAGGTAATAGGTTCATATTGTTTGAATTATTTGAAAAAATGTCCACTTGAGGTTAATTTATTAAAAACAAAATTATATCGGGATAACTCTTATGAAAAGTTCATTTCTTTTTCAGCTTTTGAAATATATTTTTCTGAGAATCCTTATGAAGAATTAGATAATCTTTTTAAAGACATAATGTACAATTACTCAGAAAATGAGCAAGAGCTATTAATCATTAAAAAGGATATATTTACCATATTAAAAAAAGAACTAGAAAATAATTAA
- a CDS encoding NADAR family protein: MEAKYSLEWLKIKEESNTSIKFLFFWGHTKNHKEEVGNFCFSQWYESSFTIKGITYLTTEHWMMAEKARLFGDEKVYQQIINCQKPGEAKDLGRKVKNFDEEVWKKYRYEIVKIGNIYKFTEHKKMGEYLLNTQSRVLVEASPVDTIWGIGLTKDSDSSRNVHLWRGLNLLGFALMETRDFLKDNGFEIPPSLDLTSSLNY, encoded by the coding sequence ATGGAAGCAAAATATTCTCTTGAATGGCTAAAAATTAAAGAGGAATCAAATACGTCAATAAAGTTTTTATTCTTTTGGGGTCATACAAAAAATCATAAAGAAGAAGTAGGAAACTTTTGTTTTAGTCAATGGTATGAAAGCTCTTTTACAATAAAAGGTATTACTTACTTGACTACCGAACATTGGATGATGGCAGAAAAAGCTAGATTATTTGGCGATGAAAAAGTGTATCAACAAATCATTAATTGTCAAAAACCTGGAGAAGCAAAAGATTTAGGTAGAAAAGTGAAAAACTTTGATGAAGAGGTATGGAAAAAGTATCGTTATGAGATTGTAAAAATTGGCAATATTTATAAATTTACTGAACATAAAAAAATGGGAGAATATCTTTTAAATACCCAATCAAGAGTATTGGTTGAAGCTAGTCCAGTAGATACAATTTGGGGTATTGGTTTAACAAAAGATAGTGACTCTTCTAGAAATGTACACCTTTGGCGAGGCTTGAATTTATTAGGCTTTGCATTAATGGAGACAAGAGATTTTCTAAAAGATAATGGATTTGAAATACCTCCGTCTTTAGATTTAACATCTTCTCTTAATTATTAA
- a CDS encoding GNAT family N-acetyltransferase gives MIFETDRLIIRQLCKSDQSAYFDMMGNPNVMNPIPRDVMTREESNEHLNMLLDNEQKTSDKMVWAIQLKAENEFIGLCAFLKNNENNDEIGYRLREKYWGVGYGTEITKGLIDFGFKHLNTDLITADVYVANLRSVKILEKFFKGDIEFFNTEDKCTDRRYKLTRKEWL, from the coding sequence ATGATATTTGAAACAGATCGACTAATCATTAGACAATTGTGCAAAAGCGATCAAAGTGCTTATTTTGACATGATGGGTAACCCAAACGTCATGAATCCCATTCCCCGAGATGTCATGACCAGAGAGGAAAGTAATGAGCACTTAAATATGCTACTTGATAATGAACAGAAAACATCAGATAAAATGGTTTGGGCAATCCAGTTAAAAGCAGAAAATGAGTTCATCGGACTTTGTGCATTTCTGAAGAATAATGAAAATAATGATGAAATAGGCTATAGACTAAGAGAAAAGTACTGGGGAGTTGGATACGGTACAGAAATCACAAAAGGACTAATTGATTTTGGTTTTAAACACTTGAACACAGACTTAATCACTGCCGATGTTTATGTGGCCAATTTACGATCCGTTAAAATACTTGAGAAGTTTTTTAAAGGAGATATTGAATTCTTTAACACAGAAGATAAGTGCACCGATCGCAGATATAAATTAACCCGAAAGGAATGGCTATAA
- a CDS encoding NADAR family protein translates to MIYPGGTYRSSENLEVYAIIHFETAYTEYVKFTLPNGELFTISFFSDPLDNMIQVWLNESKKYESEIVGNKINSEKYSSYSLILNRVDIINNCESLIDFNDAIYFYSSHGEFGEFSNFSNFGFEYENKYYKTVEHFYQSMKFEDLSYAEKIRLSNSPKIASDLGQNRSYSLKKSWEFDKINYMYAGVKSKFDFNEELQKKLIETDDKLLIENSPYDNYWGIGKDGLGQNQLGTILMRVREKYKQHTT, encoded by the coding sequence ATGATATATCCAGGAGGAACATATAGATCATCTGAGAATTTGGAAGTGTATGCTATTATTCACTTTGAAACTGCATATACTGAATATGTAAAGTTTACTTTACCGAATGGTGAACTTTTTACGATAAGTTTTTTTTCCGACCCATTAGACAATATGATTCAAGTTTGGTTAAACGAAAGTAAAAAATATGAATCGGAAATTGTTGGAAATAAGATTAACTCTGAAAAATATTCATCATATAGCTTAATTCTAAATAGAGTTGATATTATAAATAATTGTGAATCTCTAATTGATTTTAATGATGCGATTTATTTCTATTCAAGTCATGGTGAATTTGGTGAATTTTCAAACTTTTCAAATTTTGGTTTTGAGTACGAAAATAAATACTATAAAACAGTTGAGCATTTTTATCAATCGATGAAATTCGAAGATTTATCCTATGCTGAAAAAATTAGACTTTCAAATTCACCAAAAATAGCCTCAGACTTGGGGCAAAATAGAAGCTATAGTTTAAAGAAGTCTTGGGAGTTTGATAAAATAAACTACATGTATGCTGGTGTAAAATCAAAATTTGACTTTAATGAAGAACTTCAAAAGAAGTTAATTGAAACTGATGATAAATTATTAATCGAAAACTCACCATATGATAACTATTGGGGTATAGGAAAAGACGGATTGGGACAAAATCAACTTGGAACAATCTTAATGAGAGTAAGAGAAAAATATAAACAACACACAACATAA
- a CDS encoding IS4 family transposase: protein MKNRTISQFINYLNTLIKSDQVLNNFKVEAKDFTRNRVISFVDIIFILIGRVTKTTMVELVQFFSSNGTLKICSPQAFSKAKLKINPAVFQFLNQEILDFYYEKKRNTFYKNKYQLLAVDGSMIQLPDSNELGEIFIRTKNQNGAGMPLARASVLYDLNNDLALDALITHNKHSEVSLFYEHIENSSHLIDNHIVEPVIILDRGYANINIIESILKNKMLFLIRTKASLNKEVIEFVNSNVIDNTIIFKRKDRDNISCRIVKVKLKSGEIEYLLTNTEFSIIELKELYYKRWGVETYYGYIKSSLQLENFSSKSANGVLLEFYASIFLANLNQVLIIETALKNDQKNKYEYKINKNIATGIFKSFYIKMRMYKRVPKKIIDDTLTLIRRSKVPIKMERSFERIKNKRSRRKCHFNRKLAI from the coding sequence ATGAAAAATAGAACAATATCCCAATTTATAAACTATCTGAACACTTTAATTAAATCAGATCAAGTACTCAATAATTTTAAGGTAGAAGCAAAAGATTTTACACGGAATAGAGTGATTAGTTTTGTCGATATAATTTTCATTTTAATAGGTAGAGTTACAAAAACAACTATGGTTGAACTAGTTCAATTTTTCTCGAGTAACGGTACCTTAAAAATATGTTCTCCTCAGGCATTTAGTAAGGCTAAATTAAAAATTAATCCTGCTGTATTTCAATTCCTAAATCAAGAAATTTTAGACTTTTATTATGAAAAAAAAAGAAACACGTTTTATAAAAATAAATACCAATTACTTGCTGTTGATGGAAGTATGATTCAACTACCAGATAGTAATGAATTAGGGGAAATATTCATTAGAACTAAAAATCAAAATGGGGCTGGAATGCCACTTGCAAGAGCTTCTGTTTTATATGACTTGAATAATGATTTAGCTTTAGATGCATTAATAACACATAATAAACATAGTGAAGTATCTCTTTTTTATGAACATATCGAAAACTCATCACATCTTATTGATAATCATATTGTTGAACCTGTTATAATATTAGATAGAGGATACGCAAACATCAATATTATTGAGTCTATATTAAAAAATAAAATGTTGTTTTTAATTCGAACAAAAGCATCCTTAAATAAAGAAGTTATCGAGTTTGTAAATTCAAATGTGATTGATAATACAATTATTTTTAAGAGGAAAGACAGAGACAATATTTCATGTAGAATCGTCAAAGTAAAATTGAAAAGTGGAGAAATAGAATATCTTTTGACAAACACGGAATTCTCCATAATAGAACTCAAAGAATTATATTATAAAAGATGGGGTGTTGAAACTTATTATGGATATATCAAATCTAGTTTACAACTAGAAAACTTCTCTTCAAAATCAGCAAATGGTGTACTATTAGAATTTTATGCTTCTATATTTTTAGCCAATTTGAATCAGGTTTTAATTATTGAAACGGCATTGAAAAACGATCAAAAAAACAAGTACGAATACAAGATAAATAAAAATATAGCAACGGGTATTTTTAAAAGTTTTTACATTAAAATGAGAATGTATAAACGTGTTCCTAAAAAGATAATTGACGATACACTGACACTTATCAGACGATCAAAAGTTCCAATAAAAATGGAGAGATCTTTTGAAAGAATTAAAAATAAAAGAAGTCGAAGAAAGTGTCATTTTAATAGGAAATTGGCTATTTAA
- a CDS encoding gliding motility protein GldB-related protein, whose protein sequence is MKKLLYSILLLSFISLNTFSKNSKDPNVSKVYVNDIQNFYLAFDEALKDTLNAKHIFKELYFNKGSKGLKDFYKTKIKSVDKFSKFVLKHKEFYLSIRSDLTNLDDLKKEIKTYFLEFKSLYPNATFPDIYFVIGRFSSNGTISKNGIIIGTEILCKTPNSNTKNWNKDILRISMLRKHIPVTVIHELIHFNQKHMKKGNTILVNSMREGSAEFIAELICGETDEDYSSFIGKEVEVWNDFKNQKDEKSTWISWNSWVRKSESRPRNAGYWSGYLLCKSYYEQNEFEKQKVIDDILNIKNYDDFYFRSKIEEYIKVNYSN, encoded by the coding sequence TTGAAGAAACTATTATATTCCATATTACTTTTATCATTTATTTCTCTGAATACATTTTCAAAAAATTCAAAAGATCCCAACGTATCTAAGGTCTACGTAAATGATATTCAAAACTTTTATTTAGCATTTGACGAAGCATTAAAAGATACACTAAATGCAAAACACATTTTTAAAGAATTATATTTCAATAAAGGTTCAAAGGGACTAAAAGATTTTTATAAAACAAAAATTAAGAGTGTAGATAAGTTTTCTAAGTTCGTACTTAAACACAAAGAATTTTATTTATCTATAAGATCAGATCTAACAAACCTTGATGATTTGAAAAAAGAAATAAAAACCTATTTTTTAGAATTCAAATCTTTATATCCTAATGCTACTTTTCCAGATATTTATTTTGTTATTGGAAGGTTTAGCTCTAACGGAACAATATCTAAAAATGGAATAATAATAGGCACTGAGATTCTTTGCAAGACACCAAATTCAAATACAAAAAATTGGAATAAAGACATTTTGAGAATAAGTATGTTAAGAAAGCATATTCCTGTTACAGTAATTCATGAATTAATTCATTTTAATCAGAAACACATGAAAAAGGGGAATACAATTTTAGTAAATAGTATGCGTGAGGGATCTGCTGAATTTATTGCCGAATTAATTTGTGGAGAAACGGATGAAGATTACTCATCTTTTATAGGCAAGGAAGTAGAAGTTTGGAATGATTTCAAAAATCAAAAAGATGAGAAAAGTACTTGGATTTCTTGGAATTCATGGGTAAGAAAAAGTGAATCCAGACCGCGAAATGCCGGTTATTGGTCTGGTTACTTACTGTGCAAATCATATTATGAACAGAATGAATTTGAAAAGCAAAAAGTCATTGATGATATTTTAAATATAAAAAATTATGATGACTTCTATTTTAGAAGTAAAATAGAAGAGTACATTAAAGTCAACTACTCTAATTAA
- a CDS encoding GNAT family N-acetyltransferase: MKTSVRELISSDISLIADYWLKSDHTYLTSLGVDISKLPRRKDLVDMIENQLVLSYKEKKNYALIWEIDGEAIGHSNINSIKYGHSANMHLHIWKTDLRRKGAGVELVEKSLPFYFNNFDLDVLNCSPSAENDAPNKTLEKIGFTFIKKHITIPGSLNFKQEVNHWEIRKNDFLKLTI; encoded by the coding sequence ATGAAAACAAGCGTAAGAGAATTAATTTCAAGTGATATTTCGTTAATCGCAGATTACTGGCTTAAATCTGATCATACGTATTTAACTTCTTTAGGAGTTGACATATCTAAGTTACCTAGACGTAAAGATTTAGTTGACATGATAGAAAATCAGTTAGTTCTATCTTATAAAGAAAAGAAAAATTATGCTTTAATATGGGAAATTGACGGGGAGGCAATTGGACATTCTAATATAAATTCAATTAAATATGGGCATTCAGCAAATATGCATTTACATATCTGGAAAACTGATTTAAGAAGAAAAGGAGCAGGGGTAGAATTAGTAGAAAAAAGCCTTCCTTTTTATTTCAACAATTTTGATTTAGACGTTTTAAATTGTTCTCCTTCTGCTGAAAATGATGCACCAAATAAGACATTAGAAAAGATTGGTTTTACTTTTATAAAAAAACATATCACTATACCGGGATCACTTAATTTTAAACAAGAGGTTAACCATTGGGAAATAAGAAAAAATGATTTTTTAAAATTAACAATTTAG
- a CDS encoding DUF1648 domain-containing protein codes for MNTGIKNQPKAHITLDLYDRIIEIIGLLSLIVLFALPVYYYSVLPDEIPRHFNGLGEVNAYSSKKVIWILPFLGTLLYVGLFFMNKVPHIFNYPIKVTQENYKNLYKYATKQIRVLNTEVILIFLYITYTIIQIGLGIKIGMSLYFLPIVLVLIIATSVYYYFKMTKIK; via the coding sequence ATGAATACAGGTATAAAGAATCAACCAAAAGCACACATTACACTTGATCTATATGATAGAATTATTGAAATAATAGGTTTACTATCTCTTATAGTTTTGTTTGCCCTGCCCGTTTATTATTATAGTGTATTACCCGACGAAATACCGAGACATTTTAATGGTTTAGGAGAAGTAAATGCGTATTCAAGTAAAAAAGTAATTTGGATTTTACCTTTTTTAGGTACTCTTTTATATGTAGGGTTATTCTTTATGAATAAGGTACCTCATATATTTAATTACCCTATTAAAGTAACGCAAGAAAACTACAAGAATTTATATAAATACGCGACAAAACAAATTAGAGTATTGAATACAGAAGTTATACTCATCTTTTTATATATAACTTATACTATAATACAGATAGGATTAGGTATAAAAATTGGAATGTCACTATATTTTTTACCAATAGTATTGGTGTTAATTATTGCAACGTCAGTTTATTATTACTTTAAAATGACAAAAATTAAATAA
- the proB gene encoding glutamate 5-kinase produces the protein MKPRIVVKIGTSTLTAGTSMISRGKIENIGRQILNLRDTYDIILVSSGAVATAKQFINVNGMKHNMVHSKQALSAIGQPKLLQIYAEVFGDFDLKVAQCLMTYKDFDNKESKENTLNTVNELLTHGFIPIFNENDTVAVEELILGDNDKLSALVASLLKADKLIIASDIEGLFTKNPNIHDDAELIPEVNNLEDIKQYIEERENGLGTGGMTSKISAAKICFDENIEVYLVNGGRTNFIQRSLEGSIRFTKFKP, from the coding sequence ATGAAACCAAGAATTGTAGTTAAAATTGGCACCTCAACACTTACTGCTGGTACCAGTATGATATCAAGAGGTAAAATTGAAAACATAGGTAGACAGATTTTAAACTTAAGAGATACATATGATATCATCTTAGTTTCTTCTGGTGCTGTTGCAACTGCAAAACAGTTTATCAATGTAAATGGGATGAAGCACAATATGGTGCATTCCAAACAAGCATTATCAGCAATTGGGCAGCCTAAACTTTTACAAATTTATGCAGAAGTTTTTGGAGATTTTGATCTTAAAGTTGCTCAGTGTTTAATGACGTATAAAGATTTTGATAATAAAGAATCGAAAGAAAATACTTTAAATACTGTTAATGAGTTATTAACACACGGTTTTATTCCTATTTTTAATGAAAATGATACAGTTGCCGTTGAAGAGCTTATTTTAGGTGATAATGATAAATTATCTGCTCTAGTTGCATCGTTATTAAAAGCTGATAAGCTAATTATTGCTTCTGATATTGAAGGATTATTTACAAAGAATCCTAACATACATGATGATGCAGAATTAATTCCAGAAGTAAACAATCTTGAAGATATTAAACAATATATTGAAGAACGTGAAAACGGATTAGGAACCGGTGGCATGACATCTAAAATTAGTGCTGCAAAGATATGTTTTGATGAAAATATTGAAGTTTACCTTGTTAATGGAGGGCGGACAAATTTTATTCAAAGAAGTTTAGAAGGCAGTATAAGGTTTACAAAATTTAAACCCTAA
- a CDS encoding glutamate-5-semialdehyde dehydrogenase codes for MMLSTKKKNDVLKDLALLIADESAEIIAANQKDLEKAGDLDPTLVDRLKVDEKKVKGMVASVNEVIGLEDPEGQVLSAYDHPNGMKVENRVVPFGKILIIYESRPDVTIEAAVSAFKSGNKILLKGGKEARQSNLVLVALWQKALAQNGVATDYVEYLDIDRATTQKLLAENTHNLDLIIPRGGEGLINYIKQTTSVPLMISGRGNNFVYVDENTDFEMAIDIILNGKSRLSVCNAIDKVLFNKNIPELASKLSNLVTRAEAIGLDIHGDKNVIALDKKIKACNVEDLMPQEFLSEKILFAEVDSLDEAIATINKYAGGHSAVIVTTNKDTATKFQYQVDCAAVYHNASSRFTDGGQFGFGAEIAISTQKLHFRGPVGLAQLVSNKWFISGDGQTRN; via the coding sequence ATGATGCTTTCAACAAAAAAGAAGAACGATGTTCTTAAAGATTTAGCATTACTTATTGCAGATGAATCTGCAGAAATTATTGCGGCAAATCAAAAAGACCTAGAAAAAGCAGGTGACCTAGACCCCACTCTAGTTGATCGTTTGAAAGTAGACGAGAAAAAAGTAAAAGGTATGGTGGCTTCTGTAAATGAAGTGATCGGTTTAGAAGATCCTGAAGGACAGGTTTTAAGTGCTTACGATCATCCTAACGGAATGAAAGTAGAAAACCGTGTTGTGCCTTTTGGTAAGATTTTAATTATCTATGAATCTAGACCCGACGTAACAATCGAAGCTGCTGTTAGTGCATTCAAATCTGGAAATAAAATTCTTCTTAAAGGTGGTAAAGAGGCTCGCCAATCTAATTTAGTATTGGTAGCGTTATGGCAAAAAGCTTTAGCACAAAATGGAGTAGCTACAGATTATGTAGAGTATCTTGATATTGATAGAGCCACTACTCAAAAACTTTTAGCAGAAAACACTCATAATTTAGACCTTATTATTCCTAGAGGTGGTGAAGGTTTAATCAATTATATAAAACAAACTACTTCTGTTCCATTAATGATTAGTGGACGTGGAAATAACTTTGTTTATGTAGATGAAAATACTGATTTTGAAATGGCGATTGACATTATTCTAAATGGTAAAAGCCGTTTGAGTGTGTGTAATGCAATTGATAAAGTATTGTTCAATAAAAATATTCCTGAGTTAGCATCTAAGCTAAGTAACCTTGTAACAAGAGCAGAAGCAATCGGCCTTGATATACACGGTGATAAAAATGTTATTGCATTAGATAAAAAAATAAAAGCTTGTAATGTAGAAGATTTAATGCCACAAGAATTTTTATCTGAGAAAATATTATTTGCTGAAGTTGATTCTTTAGACGAAGCTATTGCAACGATTAATAAATATGCTGGTGGACACTCTGCTGTTATTGTAACAACAAATAAAGACACTGCTACAAAGTTCCAATACCAAGTAGATTGTGCTGCAGTTTACCATAACGCTTCTTCTAGATTTACAGATGGCGGTCAGTTTGGCTTTGGAGCCGAGATTGCTATTAGTACGCAAAAACTTCACTTTAGAGGTCCTGTTGGTTTGGCACAATTGGTATCGAACAAATGGTTTATCTCTGGAGATGGACAAACAAGAAATTAA